In Caloenas nicobarica isolate bCalNic1 chromosome 5, bCalNic1.hap1, whole genome shotgun sequence, a single genomic region encodes these proteins:
- the LOC135989731 gene encoding dispanin subfamily A member 2b-like, with product MESFPQPVGINMQPYGKNGAGTPAPAYGPPGTAGERPEPGPRDFVLWSLFNTLFCNPFCLGFIALVFSVKARDRKIAQDPAGASRYGRKAKQLNIVAFCLGAVVTIICLVLLVQSYRMMLEAMKHR from the exons ATGGAGAGCTTCCCCCAGCCCGTCGGCATCAACATGCAGCCCTACGGCAAGAACGGGGCAGGGACCCCGGCCCCCGCCTACGGCCCCCCCGGCACCGCTGGAGAGCGGCCAGAGCCCGGCCCGCGGGACTTCGTGCTCTGGTCCCTCTTCAACACTCTCTTCTGCAACCCCTTCTGCCTGGGCTTCATCGCACTTGTCTTCTCCGTCAAG GCCAGGGATAGGAAAATCGCCCAGGACCCAGCAGGTGCCAGCAGGTACGGGAGGAAGGCCAAGCAGCTGAACATCGTTGCGTTCTGCCTGGGCGCCGTGGTCACCATCATCTGCCTCGTGCTGCTGGTTCAGAGCTACAGGATGATGTTGGAGGCAATGAAACACCGCTGA
- the LOC135989733 gene encoding interferon-induced transmembrane protein 5-like gives MKPRHSEVSLPLQPPGRGAPPAAGPPEQPRDYVLWSLFNVLGGHGLACLGCLCFPALVFSIKARDCKVLGDLEGARRHSTRAKVLNIICSLLLVAGVVLTVIAVIVVTIA, from the exons ATGAAGCCCCGGCACAGCGAGGTGTCCCTCCCGCTGCAGCcccccgggcggggggcgccccccgccgccggcccccccGAGCAGCCCCGGGACTACGTGCTCTGGTCGCTCTTCAACGTGCTGGGGGGCCACGGGCTGGCCTGCCTGGGCTGCCTCTGCTTCCCCGCGCTCGTCTTCTCCATCAAG GCTCGTGACTGCAAGGTGCTGGGAGACCTGGAGGGTGCCCGACGGCACAGCACACGCGCCAAGGTGCTGAACATCATCTGCTCCCTGCTTCTGGTGGCCGGCGTGGTGCTCACCGTCATTGCGGTCATCGTGGTCACCATTGCCTGA
- the LOC135989732 gene encoding interferon-induced transmembrane protein 5-like, which produces MDTSYPREDHKRGLSPADPVPPPPRDHLVWSIFNTIYMNFCCLGFVALAFSVKARDRRAAGDVEAARRFSSRARCYNALATAASVLLPLALAALAVTGVIHLAQLAHDSVGFFTYQLGGSDDEDK; this is translated from the exons ATGGACACCTCGTACCCGCGGGAGGACCACAAGCGGGGACTGTCCCCTGCCGACCCCGTCCCCCCACCACCCCGCGACCACCTCGTCTGGTCCATCTTCAACACCATCTACATGAACTTCTGCTGCCTGGGCTTCGTGGCACTTGCCTTCTCTGTCAAG GCGCGGGACCGGAGAGCAGCCGGGGACGTGGAAGCCGCTCGGCGCTTCAGCTCCAGGGCGCGGTGCTACAACGCGCTGGCCACGGCCGCGAGCGTGCTGCTGCCGCTGGCGCTGGCCGCGCTGGCCGTCACCGGCGTCATCCACCTGGCCCAGCTGGCCCACGACTCTGTCGGCTTCTTCACCTACCAGCTCGGCGGGAGCGACGACGAGGACAAGTGA
- the PSMD13 gene encoding 26S proteasome non-ATPase regulatory subunit 13, with the protein MKDVPGFLQQSQSAGPGQPAVWHRLEELYNKKLWHQLTLQVLDFVQDPCFAQGDGLIKLYENFISEFEHRVNPLSLVEIILHVVRQMTDPNVALTFLEKTREKVKSSDEAVILCKTAIGALKLNIGDLQVTKETIEEVEEMLNNLPGVTSVHSRFYDLSSKYYQTIGNHASYYKDALRFLGCIDVKDLPVSEQQERAFTLGLAGLLGEGVYNFGELLMHPVLESLRNTDRQWLIDTLYAFNSGNVETFQALKSAWGQQPDLAANETLLLQKIQLLCLMEMTFTRPANHRQLTFDEIAKSAKVTVNEVELLVMKALSVGLVKGSIDEVDKRVHMTWVQPRVLDLQQIKGMKDRLEFWCTDVRSMEMLVEHQAHDILT; encoded by the exons ATGAAGGACGTGCCGGGgttcctgcagcagagccagagcgcggggccgggccaGCCCGCCGTGTGGCACCGCCTGGAGGAGCTCTACAACAAGAA GCTGTGGCACCAGCTGACGCTGCAGGTGTTGGACTTTGTGCAGGACCCCTGCTTCGCCCAGGGAGATGGGCTCATCAAG CTGTACGAGAACTTCATCAGTGAGTTTGAGCACCG GGTGAACCCCCTGTCCCTGGTTGAGATCATCCTCCATGTGGTCCGGCAGATGACGG ATCCCAATGTGGCCCTCACTTTTCTGGAAAAGACTCGAGAAAAG GTGAAGAGCAGCGACGAAGCCGTCATTCTGTGTAAAACGGCCATTGGCGCACTCAAGCTGAACATTGGGGACCTGCAGGTCACCAAG GAGACCAttgaggaggtggaggagatgCTGAACAACCTCCCGGGCGTCACCTCTGTTCACAGCCGCTTCTACGACCTCTCCAGCAAGTACTACCAGACCATCGGGAACCATGCCTCCTACTACAAGGACGCTCTGCGCTTTCTGGGCTGCATCGACGTTAAAGATTTGCCAG tttcagagcagcaggagagagcGTTTACCCTGGGGCTGGCCGGGCTCTTGGGCGAAGGCGTTTATAACTTCGGGGAGCTG CTCATGCACCCCGTGCTGGAGTCCCTGCGGAACACCGACCGGCAGTGGCTGATCGACACCCTGTACGCCTTCAACAGTGGCAACGTCGAGACGTTCCAGGCGCTGAAGTCGGCCTGGGGTCAGCAG CCAGACCTGGCTGCAAATGAGACGCTTCTGCTGCAGAAGATTCAACTGTTGTGTCTCATGGAG ATGACATTCACCCGACCCGCCAATCACAGACAGCTCACTTTTGACGAGATCGCCAAGAGTGCCAAAGTCACTGTGAACGAG GTGGAGCTGCTGGTGATGAAGGCTCTCTCGGTAGGCCTGGTGAAGGGCAGTATCGACGAGGTCGATAAGAGAGTGCACATGACGTGGGTACAGCCACGCGTGTTGGATTTACAGCAG ATCAAGGGCATGAAGGACCGGCTGGAGTTCTGGTGCACGGACGTGCGGAGCATGGAGATGCTGGTGGAGCACCAGGCGCACGACATCCTGACATAG
- the PGGHG gene encoding protein-glucosylgalactosylhydroxylysine glucosidase isoform X1 — MADASGDPAVFSAAALPADPRLLPTLTNACLGTRLYRDVLHLNGVYNGAAGDTHRADVPSPLNVRMGLPGGRPAETFTLDTRAGTFSHVLRAADCTATHQLYAHHSLVHLMASSITIRRSAHATRPVTVQLQTPFVPKSQDLDLKQGPDFQGAHYVYGQTLVPEAAGGPRPTVHMLWTPVPPALTLPEGERERCWQFLTAVADSREEAERSYGEGLALAAAGSLHASHVQAWAARWDSCGVELDAPLALRKALRGGLYYLLSAIPPQGSPGFPFHGISPGGLSNGTQGEDYWGHVFWDQDTWVFPNILLFYPDAARAILEYRIRRLEGALHNAREQGYEGAKFPWESAATGREVCPEEIYGAQEIHVTGDVVMAFEQYYCTTQTAGSTPGSPQPCLLCPCSSWAAQHPVGSTQDQQLFREEGGWELLAAAAQYWCSRMVWSEEEQCYHITGVMPPDEYHDRVDNSVYTNAVAQRSLNFAADVARDFLIPVPEEWVDCAEKVKVPFDAEKQYHPEYDGYSPGEPVKQADVVLLGFPLMHPMSPNVRRNDLEMYEPVTTRDGPAMTWSMFAVGWLELKELQRAQSQLNKCFSNITEPFKIWVENADGSGAVNFLTGMGGFLQAILFGCTGFRITRSSLRFDPALPPDINGLTVTGVSYLGNKLQFSITREDTRIRVTACAREPPACPLEAVLEASGQRWPLREGQSVSFPTAAGWIQRCPLSHPKPGLSRV, encoded by the exons ATGGCCGATGCCAGCGGGGACCCCGCCGTGTTCAGCGCCGCGGCCCTGCCCGCCGACCCGCGGCTGCTGCCCACGCTGACCAACGCCTGCCTGGGCACGCGGCTCTACCGGGACGTCCTGCACCTCAACGGCGTCTACAACGGCGCGGCGGGGGACACGCACCGCGCCGACGTCCCCAGCCCCCTCAACGTCAGGATGGGGCTGCCCGGGGGCCGCCCGGCCGAGACCTTCACCCTGGACACACGCGCGG GAACCTTCAGCCACGTGCTGCGGGCGGCAGATTGCACAGCCACCCACCAGCTCTACGCTCACCATTCCCTCGTCCACCTCATGGCCTCCAGCATCACCATCCGACGCTCGGCTCACGCCACGCGCCCCGTCACGGTCCAGCTCCAGACGCCTTTTGTGCCAAAGAGCCAGGACTTGGACCTGAAGCAAGGACCAGACTTCCAGGGAGCACA CTACGTCTACGGGCAGACGCTGGTTCCcgaggcggcgggggggcccCGTCCCACGGTGCACATGCTCTGGACGCCGGTGCCCCCAGCGCTGACGCTGCCCGAGGGGGAGCGGGAGCGATGCTGGCAGTTCCTGACGGCCGTGGCCGACAGCCGGGAGGAGGCCGAGAGGAGCTACGGCGAAGGGCTGGCCCTGGCGGCCGCGGGGTCCCTGCACGCCTCGCACGTCCAGGCGTGGGCCGCGCGGTGGGACAGCTGCGGCGTGGAGCTGGACGCACCCCTGGCCCTCAGGAAAGCGCTCCGGGGGGGGCTCTACTACCTGCTGAGCGCCATccccccccagggcagccccggcTTCCCCTTCCACGGCATCAGCCCCGGCGGCTTGTCCAACGGTACCCAGGGCGAGGACTACTGGGGACACGTCTTCTGGGACCAG gacacCTGGGTGTTCCCCAACATTCTGCTGTTCTACCCCGACGCTGCCCGCGCCATCCTGGAGTACAGGATCCGCCGGCTGGAAGGAGCCCTGCACAACGCGCGGGAGCAAGGCTACGAG GGTGCGAAGTTCCCGTGGGAGAGTGCAGCCACGGGCCGGGAAGTCTGTCCCGAGGAGATCTATGGAGCCCAGGAAATTCACGTCACCGGGGACGTTGTGATGGCCTTTGAGCAGTATTATTGCACCACACAG ACTGCTGGTTCCACCCCAGGCTCTCCTCAGCCCTGTCtcctctgtccctgctcctcgtgGGCGGCTCAGCATCCTGTTGGCTCAACCCAG gaccagcagctgTTCCGGGAGGAGGgcggctgggagctgctggcagccgcGGCTCAGTACTGGTGCAGCAGGATGGTGTGGAGCGAGGAGGAGCAGTGCTACCACATCACAG GCGTCATGCCCCCGGACGAATACCATGACCGAGTTGACAACTCTGTGTACACCAACGCCGTGGCCCAGCGGAG CTTAAATTTTGCAGCTGATGTTGCTCGGGACTTCTTGATCCCCGTGCCAGAGGAATGGGTGGACTGTGCCGAGAAGGTCAAAGTGCCCTTTGATGCGGAGAAGCAATATCACCCCGAGTACGACGGGTACAGCCCAG GAGAGCCCGTCAAACAAGCCGACGTTGTCCTGCTGGGCTTCCCGCTGATGCACCCCATGAGCCCCAATGTCCGGAGAAACGACCTGGAGATGTACGAGCCCGTCACCACGCGGGATGGGCCGGCCATGACCTGG AGCATGTTTGCAGTGGGCTGGCTGGAGCtgaaggagctgcagagagcccagAGCCAACTCAACAAGTGCTTCAGCAACATCACCGAGCCCTTCAAG ATCTGGGTGGAGAATGCGGATGGGTCAGGAGCTGTGAACTTCCTGACGGGGATGGGTGGATTCCTGCAGGCCATCCTCTTCGGCTGCACAGGCTTCAG GATCACCAGGTCCAGCCTGCGCTTCGACCCGGCCCTTCCCCCGGACATCAACGGGCTGACGGTCACCGGCGTCTCCTACCTGGGCAACAAGCTGCAGTTCAGCATCACCAGGGAAGACACCAGGATCCGAGTGACTGCGTGTGCCCGGGAGCCCCCGGCGTGTCCCCTGGAAGCCGTGCTGGAGGCGTCGGGGCAGCGCTGGCCCCTGCGGGAAG GGCAGAGTGTCTCCTTCCCCACGGCGGCCGGCTGGATTCAGAGGTGTCCACTGAGCCACCCTAAACCTGGGCTGAGCCGGGTTTaa
- the PGGHG gene encoding protein-glucosylgalactosylhydroxylysine glucosidase isoform X2: MADASGDPAVFSAAALPADPRLLPTLTNACLGTRLYRDVLHLNGVYNGAAGDTHRADVPSPLNVRMGLPGGRPAETFTLDTRAGTFSHVLRAADCTATHQLYAHHSLVHLMASSITIRRSAHATRPVTVQLQTPFVPKSQDLDLKQGPDFQGAHYVYGQTLVPEAAGGPRPTVHMLWTPVPPALTLPEGERERCWQFLTAVADSREEAERSYGEGLALAAAGSLHASHVQAWAARWDSCGVELDAPLALRKALRGGLYYLLSAIPPQGSPGFPFHGISPGGLSNGTQGEDYWGHVFWDQDTWVFPNILLFYPDAARAILEYRIRRLEGALHNAREQGYEGAKFPWESAATGREVCPEEIYGAQEIHVTGDVVMAFEQYYCTTQDQQLFREEGGWELLAAAAQYWCSRMVWSEEEQCYHITGVMPPDEYHDRVDNSVYTNAVAQRSLNFAADVARDFLIPVPEEWVDCAEKVKVPFDAEKQYHPEYDGYSPGEPVKQADVVLLGFPLMHPMSPNVRRNDLEMYEPVTTRDGPAMTWSMFAVGWLELKELQRAQSQLNKCFSNITEPFKIWVENADGSGAVNFLTGMGGFLQAILFGCTGFRITRSSLRFDPALPPDINGLTVTGVSYLGNKLQFSITREDTRIRVTACAREPPACPLEAVLEASGQRWPLREGQSVSFPTAAGWIQRCPLSHPKPGLSRV; encoded by the exons ATGGCCGATGCCAGCGGGGACCCCGCCGTGTTCAGCGCCGCGGCCCTGCCCGCCGACCCGCGGCTGCTGCCCACGCTGACCAACGCCTGCCTGGGCACGCGGCTCTACCGGGACGTCCTGCACCTCAACGGCGTCTACAACGGCGCGGCGGGGGACACGCACCGCGCCGACGTCCCCAGCCCCCTCAACGTCAGGATGGGGCTGCCCGGGGGCCGCCCGGCCGAGACCTTCACCCTGGACACACGCGCGG GAACCTTCAGCCACGTGCTGCGGGCGGCAGATTGCACAGCCACCCACCAGCTCTACGCTCACCATTCCCTCGTCCACCTCATGGCCTCCAGCATCACCATCCGACGCTCGGCTCACGCCACGCGCCCCGTCACGGTCCAGCTCCAGACGCCTTTTGTGCCAAAGAGCCAGGACTTGGACCTGAAGCAAGGACCAGACTTCCAGGGAGCACA CTACGTCTACGGGCAGACGCTGGTTCCcgaggcggcgggggggcccCGTCCCACGGTGCACATGCTCTGGACGCCGGTGCCCCCAGCGCTGACGCTGCCCGAGGGGGAGCGGGAGCGATGCTGGCAGTTCCTGACGGCCGTGGCCGACAGCCGGGAGGAGGCCGAGAGGAGCTACGGCGAAGGGCTGGCCCTGGCGGCCGCGGGGTCCCTGCACGCCTCGCACGTCCAGGCGTGGGCCGCGCGGTGGGACAGCTGCGGCGTGGAGCTGGACGCACCCCTGGCCCTCAGGAAAGCGCTCCGGGGGGGGCTCTACTACCTGCTGAGCGCCATccccccccagggcagccccggcTTCCCCTTCCACGGCATCAGCCCCGGCGGCTTGTCCAACGGTACCCAGGGCGAGGACTACTGGGGACACGTCTTCTGGGACCAG gacacCTGGGTGTTCCCCAACATTCTGCTGTTCTACCCCGACGCTGCCCGCGCCATCCTGGAGTACAGGATCCGCCGGCTGGAAGGAGCCCTGCACAACGCGCGGGAGCAAGGCTACGAG GGTGCGAAGTTCCCGTGGGAGAGTGCAGCCACGGGCCGGGAAGTCTGTCCCGAGGAGATCTATGGAGCCCAGGAAATTCACGTCACCGGGGACGTTGTGATGGCCTTTGAGCAGTATTATTGCACCACACAG gaccagcagctgTTCCGGGAGGAGGgcggctgggagctgctggcagccgcGGCTCAGTACTGGTGCAGCAGGATGGTGTGGAGCGAGGAGGAGCAGTGCTACCACATCACAG GCGTCATGCCCCCGGACGAATACCATGACCGAGTTGACAACTCTGTGTACACCAACGCCGTGGCCCAGCGGAG CTTAAATTTTGCAGCTGATGTTGCTCGGGACTTCTTGATCCCCGTGCCAGAGGAATGGGTGGACTGTGCCGAGAAGGTCAAAGTGCCCTTTGATGCGGAGAAGCAATATCACCCCGAGTACGACGGGTACAGCCCAG GAGAGCCCGTCAAACAAGCCGACGTTGTCCTGCTGGGCTTCCCGCTGATGCACCCCATGAGCCCCAATGTCCGGAGAAACGACCTGGAGATGTACGAGCCCGTCACCACGCGGGATGGGCCGGCCATGACCTGG AGCATGTTTGCAGTGGGCTGGCTGGAGCtgaaggagctgcagagagcccagAGCCAACTCAACAAGTGCTTCAGCAACATCACCGAGCCCTTCAAG ATCTGGGTGGAGAATGCGGATGGGTCAGGAGCTGTGAACTTCCTGACGGGGATGGGTGGATTCCTGCAGGCCATCCTCTTCGGCTGCACAGGCTTCAG GATCACCAGGTCCAGCCTGCGCTTCGACCCGGCCCTTCCCCCGGACATCAACGGGCTGACGGTCACCGGCGTCTCCTACCTGGGCAACAAGCTGCAGTTCAGCATCACCAGGGAAGACACCAGGATCCGAGTGACTGCGTGTGCCCGGGAGCCCCCGGCGTGTCCCCTGGAAGCCGTGCTGGAGGCGTCGGGGCAGCGCTGGCCCCTGCGGGAAG GGCAGAGTGTCTCCTTCCCCACGGCGGCCGGCTGGATTCAGAGGTGTCCACTGAGCCACCCTAAACCTGGGCTGAGCCGGGTTTaa